The sequence below is a genomic window from Anopheles cruzii chromosome 3, idAnoCruzAS_RS32_06, whole genome shotgun sequence.
GTCTTTCTCACTTGAAACCATACCACCTTGGTCGTGTGGAAGTACTTGAACCGTTTATTTCCCTTGCATAGATTAGATCGTTTAATTGCGAAGCCAAAAGAAGACAACGTAAAGCGTTACAAAGCTTCCACGAAGCGCACCCGACCCTTCAATACCCGAATGGCGTAGAGTGTTCGTACAAAAATGTTCTGATGTACactattattgttttgttttagtttttcgtaGTCTCCGTGTCCTTTCTGCTCATGCGGCACAAGCAACGCCTCTATTGTTGCCAATTGCATCGACCCTCTAAAAACAGGCAGTCTCAACTGAAGAGTTTCTTCATCGCGATCGTCATGCTTGGCGTAGCGTTGTCATCCTTTGATCACCTACAAACGCGTGCCTAAGTTTTCGTATCTAAGACGTTGGCTAATCTCACAGAATTGGTTCTCCCTACCCCGTACTTAGTCTGTGCCCACTCCCGCCGGCTTGGGGCAGCGCGTTTGTCAATGCGGATAGGATATACAGGTACGGCCTGTCCCTGTACAACATGATTTAAGTGTAAAAACGAAATCGATTTCTACTCTACCATATAACGCAGAGAACCCAAATGGTGTGGGGACAAAGCTTTGTTTAAAGAGTCGTGGATCGTGCATCAGTGATCTATCTTCTAATATTGAATGAATTCCACCCTTGCTTGGTTCCCTTAACAAACTAAAATGTATCAAAGGCAACTTTGATTGGTGAATTTTGGCGCGATTGTCGCGTAACTCAAGCGactcgaaacgatcgaaacgGTGCGAAACGTGTTGATCAATCCGTTTCTTCAGAACCATAGCACTTACATCAGGTCCTATCGTTATCGTATCTTAGTAATCGGATTGAATCGTGCTAGTCAAAGGGAGATTGCGCCTTGAAATCCTTATCAATGAGACGCACTTTTAGGTTCCATACAAAATATGGCCAATCTTGCTCTGTCAAAATTCTTGTCAGCTGCTCTAGCAGAAGATCAGTCCATCCGTTTTTGTTGCGGTTAGTATTTGAGCTTTCAATCGTTGTATCAATATCATGTCCCTCACTACCTCCCCAGTCTCCGTCGCCTTTCCCTACCGCCGAAGAGGTCTGCTGAGCACGGATTGTTGCGCGGTCAAGACGGAGGCGGAGGACGCGAATGACGAGACGCCCGACGGCGATGGAGACGGATTTCGCTGAtgctgccgatggtggtgtCGATGCGAccggtgttgttgctgctgttgcatgAAAGCTGAGGACTGAAAGCCGAACGAAGGTGTGGATGAGCCGAGCGGTGGCGTAAGCCCGCGAATGTTTCCCGCACTGGCGCTCGGCGGGAGGGGCTGTGAGAGAGCGGCCTTTCCGGACTTGGTTCGCCCCCGGAACAGGGCGTTGGTGAGTGCCACGACGATCGAGAACAGTTTCAGTGGCGTTTCGCTGTTCAGAGAGGGAATGGAACCGAGTTTAAACAATTGCAGTACATTTGCTGCATGTTACACCAGAGCAAACACCTCTTACCAAATGTCCACCTTCGGTGTTGCCTCATTCGCACTGATAATGAACAGAGGAAAGAGAACCGAAAAAACGCAACCACTGATGATGAAGGAGTTGGGTATTTCAGATAGCACGGCCAACGGTAGCCCGAATCCGAGGAAATACGGCCAGTTCTGCTCGATGTAAGTCAGCCGTTTGTGCAGTTCCCAGCCCATGTTGAACCACTTGTACTCGAAGGAGTACAGGGCGCAAAGCAGACTCATGTGAACCATGTAGATCGCACGGCACACGAacgggaccggcac
It includes:
- the LOC128272136 gene encoding etoposide-induced protein 2.4 homolog, producing the protein MESIYRIGSTVLQGMFDSIRGITAVFYLDREANRKIGQPRPTKESLSSQPSPGSSIAPKRTEESKVLKRVFQCSMLNGGIFMLSILIFEYVVLPGLHFFLWYLFRSSTTLTTVWGWMQPSLSLLFNSFWVAPLFLLSKIVNSLWFQDIADSAYKFRKGRPQLIPSISKLIADMLINFLIQILFLLQSTLVKYLPVPVPFVCRAIYMVHMSLLCALYSFEYKWFNMGWELHKRLTYIEQNWPYFLGFGLPLAVLSEIPNSFIISGCVFSVLFPLFIISANEATPKVDICETPLKLFSIVVALTNALFRGRTKSGKAALSQPLPPSASAGNIRGLTPPLGSSTPSFGFQSSAFMQQQQQHRSHRHHHRQHQRNPSPSPSGVSSFASSASVLTAQQSVLSRPLRR